The following are encoded together in the Neofelis nebulosa isolate mNeoNeb1 chromosome 9, mNeoNeb1.pri, whole genome shotgun sequence genome:
- the LOC131485537 gene encoding signal-regulatory protein beta-1-like isoform X1 produces the protein MPVLSSLHCPTLPSLLLTLLLGFTGTAGEEFQVNQPEGSVSVRAGDIVTLACNMSAHSPAGPVLWFRKNGPEQQLIYSFNGSHFPRVNQVENTEVNQTDYSIRISDVSPKDTGTYYCVKLTIGHPDMAYVSGSGTYVSVNGASHELFQVQQAEMTQTVSTGDTVTLSCRVPDSFPKGPVLWFKGTGPHRELIYNFKGGIFPRVKEIGRTTKAGNTDFSIHIREISLADAGTYYCVKFKEGQPDLEFQSGPGTEVFVTRTSSHIAPGAPERHLMTMRGTKLRKNLL, from the exons GAACTGCAGGTGAAGAGTTCCAGGTGAACCAGCCTGAGGGTTCAGTGTCAGTCAGAGCTGGAGACATCGTTACACTGGCCTGCAACATGTCTGCTCACTCCCCAGCAGGGCCTGTCTTGTGGTTCAGGAAGAATGGGCCAGAACAACAATTAATCTACAGTTTCAATGGCAGCCACTTTCCCCGAGTAAACCAAGTGGAAAACACAGAGGTCAATCAAACAGACTATTCCATCCGCATCAGTGATGTGTCACCCAAGGACACGGGCACCTATTACTGTGTGAAGTTAACAATAGGGCATCCTGACATGGCGTACGTATCTGGTTCAGGCACCTACGTGTCTGTGAATG GAGCCTCACATGAGCTATTCCAGGTGCAACAAGCTGAGATGACACAGACTGTATCGACCGGAGACACAGTCACCTTGAGTTGCAGGGTACCAGATTCGTTCCCCAAAGGACCTGTCTTATGGTTCAAGGGAACTGGGCCACACCGGGAATTAATCTACAATTTCAAAGGAGGCATCTTTCCCAGAGTAAAAGAAATCGGACGCACCACCAAAGCTGGCAACACAGACTTTTCCATCCACATCCGTGAAATCTCTCTTGCAGACGCCGGCACCTACTACTGCGTGAAGTTCAAGGAGGGGCAACCTGACCTGGAGTTCCAGTCAGGTCCAGGCACTGAGGTGTTTGTGACTA GAACAAGCAGTCATATTGCCCCAGGTGCTCCTGAGAGACATCTTATGACCATGAGGGGAACCAAGTTGAGGAAAAATCTGCTCTAG
- the LOC131485537 gene encoding signal-regulatory protein delta-like isoform X2, whose product MSAHSPAGPVLWFRKNGPEQQLIYSFNGSHFPRVNQVENTEVNQTDYSIRISDVSPKDTGTYYCVKLTIGHPDMAYVSGSGTYVSVNGASHELFQVQQAEMTQTVSTGDTVTLSCRVPDSFPKGPVLWFKGTGPHRELIYNFKGGIFPRVKEIGRTTKAGNTDFSIHIREISLADAGTYYCVKFKEGQPDLEFQSGPGTEVFVTRTSSHIAPGAPERHLMTMRGTKLRKNLL is encoded by the exons ATGTCTGCTCACTCCCCAGCAGGGCCTGTCTTGTGGTTCAGGAAGAATGGGCCAGAACAACAATTAATCTACAGTTTCAATGGCAGCCACTTTCCCCGAGTAAACCAAGTGGAAAACACAGAGGTCAATCAAACAGACTATTCCATCCGCATCAGTGATGTGTCACCCAAGGACACGGGCACCTATTACTGTGTGAAGTTAACAATAGGGCATCCTGACATGGCGTACGTATCTGGTTCAGGCACCTACGTGTCTGTGAATG GAGCCTCACATGAGCTATTCCAGGTGCAACAAGCTGAGATGACACAGACTGTATCGACCGGAGACACAGTCACCTTGAGTTGCAGGGTACCAGATTCGTTCCCCAAAGGACCTGTCTTATGGTTCAAGGGAACTGGGCCACACCGGGAATTAATCTACAATTTCAAAGGAGGCATCTTTCCCAGAGTAAAAGAAATCGGACGCACCACCAAAGCTGGCAACACAGACTTTTCCATCCACATCCGTGAAATCTCTCTTGCAGACGCCGGCACCTACTACTGCGTGAAGTTCAAGGAGGGGCAACCTGACCTGGAGTTCCAGTCAGGTCCAGGCACTGAGGTGTTTGTGACTA GAACAAGCAGTCATATTGCCCCAGGTGCTCCTGAGAGACATCTTATGACCATGAGGGGAACCAAGTTGAGGAAAAATCTGCTCTAG